The region TATGGATTAGCAAAAAACAATTACATCCTAAAAAATTAATATTAGAAATAAAATTTGAAAATAAAACAATAAATCATTCAGAATATCTAAGCCAACCTTTTTATGAAAAAAATTTAATTGCTACAGCTTTAAAAAGTTTTCAAATATTAATAAAAAAAATAAATTTTAAAGTTCATTATATAGGCTTAAATGTATACAATTTAGAAGAAAACTATAGCGAATCATTATTTAACCCAAAAGAAAAAGAATATAAATTAAATAAAACTATAAACAATTTAAGAGAAAAATTCGGCATAGAATGTATAAAATATATAGAATAAGTGTTAAAAAAATATTTTTATAAAAAAAATTAATTTTTTTTTATTTTTTAAGTTTAATTTAAGTTTTTTAACATATAATGTCGGCTTTAAATTACAAAAAAACTTAAAAAGGCCCATTCGTCTAGCGGTTAGGACATCGCCCTTTCACGGCGGTAACACGAGTTCGAGTCTCGTATGGGTCACCAATCCTCCTTTATGTTTATTTAATTTATAAAAATCCTTTTTTACCTTACCCCTGTGAGATAATAACTCAAAATAAAAAAGGATTTTTTTATGATTAAAGACGCGATATCTGGACTTCAGATTTTATTCGTAGCCTTTGGTGCAATGGTATTAGTTCCTTTACTTACCGGACTAAATCCTGCAATGGCTCTTTTAGGTGCTGGGTGCGGAACGATTATTTTTCAAATTATTACGAAATTTAAAGTTCCTATCTATCTTGGCTCATCATTTGCATTCATAACCCCTATAATTTATTCTATGAAAGAATGGGGAATTAATTCAACTATGTTTGCTTTGTTTTGCACAGGATTTGTTTATTTTATCTTTGCTGCAATTATCAAAACAAAAGGCGAGAGTTTTATTAGCAAACTTTTTCCCGCAGTTGTAATTGGCCCTGTAATCATCGTAATAGGTCTTAGCGTTGCTGTAAGTGCAGCTGGAATGGCTATGGGTATGAGTGGCTCAACTCAAGTAATTGATAAAGATATAGCTTTAATGCTTTCTACTTTTTCATTCTTAGTTACTATTGTAATTGCTATTTTTGGCTCAAAAATGTTTAAATTAGTTCCTATTTTAATAGGTGCTATTTGTGGATATATTTTAGCCTTTATTTTAGGCTATGTTGATACTAGTGCAATTAAAGCTGCATCTTGGTTTGCAATACCACATTTTGAAACACCTAGCATTAATTTTAGTGCAGCAATTTTTATGATACCTGTTGCAATTGCTCCTGTAATTGAGCATATTGGTGCAGTTATGGCAATAGGTGCAGTAACTAAAAAAGATTACACAAAAGACCCAGGTCTTCATAGAACTTTAAGCGGAGATGGTGTTGGAGTTTGTGTTGCAGGTTTAATAGGTGGTCCTCCAGTTACAACTTATTCAGAAGTTACAGGTGCAATAATGATTACAAAAAACGCACAAGTAAAAATTATGACTTGGGCTGCAATATTTGCAATATTACTTGCATTTGTGGGTAAATTTAATGCTATTTTACAATCAATTCCATTGCCTGTAATGGGTGGAGTTATGATACTTTTATTTGGAACAATTGCTAGTCTTGGAATTAAAACCTTAGTTGATGCTAAAATAGATTTAACTAATAATAAAAATTTAGTTATCGTTAGCTCGACTTTAATAGTTGGAGTAGGTGGATTAATAGCTGATTTTGGAATGATTAGCTTTGCAGGAGTTGGCTTAAGTGCCTTACTTGCAATTATTTTAAATTTAATTTTGCCTAATAAAAATTAAAATCTTTTGGGTAAGGACTTAACACGCTATTTTGTAATTCCTTACCTATATCACTAAATAATTCTAAATCCTTGCATACTTTTTTGCTCTCAATTACCTTGCCTTTATCAAGGACTAAAACCTCATCACAAAATAATTTTATAATCCTTAAATCATGAGTTATTACGATATAGCTTAAATCCTTTTGAAGATTTTTTAAAGTCTTTAAAATCTTTGCTTGAATTAATACATCTAATGAACTTGTAGCTTCATCTAAAATAAGTATTTTTGGCTTAATTGAAATAGCTCTTGCTATGCTTAGCCTTTGTAATTGTCCCCCACTTAGCATTGAGCATTTTTTATCTAATAAGTCTTGATTTAATTCTAATAATTCTAAGCATTCTAAGGCTCTTTTTTTAATCTCGCTTTTGCTAAAAGTGGTAAGATTTTCTAAAGGTTCAATCAAGGCTTCATAAACGCTAAAATCAGGGTTAAAAGATGCTCTTGAATCTTGAAATACTATTTGAATTAATTTTTTATACTCTTTATTATCTTGTATTTTTACATTGTTTAAAAATACATTTCCAGAATTTGCTTTGTAAATATTAGCAATGATTTTTGCTAAAGTGCTTTTGCCACTTCCACTAATTCCTAAAATACCTAAAGAATTATTCTCATCTAAATTAAAGCTAACTCCATTTAAAACTTGAGTATATTTATCGCTAAATAAATTTGAGTTTTTATATGAATATGAGATATTTTCTACCTTAAGCATTGCTAACTCCGTATAATGATAAATGTGAATTAATTAATTCTTTTGTTATATTTGCTTGTGGGTTTTTAAATATATCAATACAAGTTGCTTCTTCAACAATCCTTGCATTATCCATAACATAAACATAATCAGCAAGTCTTGCAACCACTCCAAAATCATGAGTTATCAACAATATCCCTATTTTGCTTGATATTTCTTCTAATATATCTAAAACTGCAGCTTGAGAAATCAAATCCAAATCACTCGTAGGCTCATCAGCTATTATAAATTTTGCACGAGATACTAAGGCTAAAGCTATCATAATTCTTTGAAGCATTCCGCCACTGCATTCGTGTGGATAAAGATTTAAAACGCTTTCGTTCAATTTAACTTTATTTAAAATCTCTTTTATATATTCATTATCAATTTTTAAATTCCTTGCCTTTAAAGTCTCATAAAAGCAGTTTTTGATACTAAATAAAGGATTAAAAGCTGTTCTTGGATTTTGCATAATACAAGCAATATTTTGCTTTGAATTATCATCTAAACAAATACTCCCGCTAAGCTTTAAATTATTTGCTACATATCCCATAATAGCTGTTGCTATTAGGCTTTTTCCACTTCCACTAAGCCCTAATAAAGCCGTGATTTTTCCACTTTGTATATTCATACTAACATTATTTACTAAGGCTGTATCTTTATAAAATATATTTAAATTTTTTACTATTATTTTATCCATGACTTTCAACTTGTATTAAATTTTCAAATTTATCTCTTAAAATATCGCCTAATAAATTAAAAGCAATAATTACAATTAACATAGCAATTCCAGGATATAAAATAAGCTCATAATGAGTTAAAATATAATCTTTTGTTTCAGCTATCATTATCCCCCATTCAGCCTGTGGTGCTTTTACCCCAAGCCCAAGCAAACTAAGACCTGAAATATGCAGCATTATATGCCCCAAATCAAGTGTGCTTAATACCAGTAGCTGCATACAAATAGGCTTTGCAAAATGCTTTTTAAAAATCTTAAAATTACTAGCTCCACAAGTTTTGCTAATTAATACATATTCAGTATTTTTTAACTTTAAAACAATACTTCTAATAATCCTTGCATACCAAGCCCAGTGAGTTAAAGCAATGGCTATAATTATATTTAATAAACCAGTTCCTAAAATCCCTACGAAAAATAAAGCCAAAACAATAGTAGGAAAGCATAAAAATATATCACAAATTCTCATTAAAAAATTATCAATTTTATTATTTGAAAATCCAGCTATAAAACCCACACTAACGCCTAAAACTATTATTATAATAATGGTTGAAAAGGTAGCTAGAATTGAAATATAAGCACCTTCTAAAATCCTTGAGAAAATATCTCTTCCTAAATGATCAGTCCCAAAAATATGTAATAATGAATTACTAGCAAATTTATTCGCTAAATTAATCTCATTTGCACTATAAGGTGCATAATATTTACCAAATAAAGCAAGTAAGATTATAAAAGCACATAAAAAATACACAAAATATTCATAAATTTTCTTACTCATATCTAATCCTTGGGTCAATTATCGCATATAAAATATCAGTGATTAAATTAATTAAAATAAACACAAAACACATCATCATACTAAAAGCTTGAATTACAGGATAATCACTATAATAAATAGCACTTACAGCATAACGACCAACTCCAGGATAAGCAAAAATATTTTCAATCACCAAAGCCCCACCAAAAAGTTCAGCTATATGCATACCAAAAGCAGTTATTAAAGGTAGTAAAGAATTAAATAAAATATGTTTTGAATATATCTTATACTTTCCTACGCCACGCATTTTTGCATAAGCTATAAATCTTTCATTACAAGCTTGTAAAAAATTAATCCTAATAAATCTAGCATTAATAGCAATTGACATAAAAGATATTGCTAATGCAGGCATTATTAAATGATTAATCCCACCTATGCCAAAAGGAGGCAATAAATTAAGCTCAACAGAAAAAAATAAAATAAATAATAAACCAAGCCAAAAACTAGGAGTGCTAACACCTAAAAATGAAAAAATTCTTACAAAATAATCAAAAAAATGATTTTTATAAATTGCAGAAAACACCCCAAAAGGAATAGAGATTATAAAGGTTATAAGCAAGGCAAATAATGTTAGCTTTAAAGTATTTCCTAAGTATTCAAACAAATCAGGTGCAATTTTACGATTAGTAAAATAAGATGTCCCAAAATCTAATTGCAAGGCGTTTTTTATCCAAACTATATATTGAGTAATTATTGGCTCATTTAAGCCTAGCATAATTCTTGTATGCTCTATCGCTTCATCAGTCGGTGCTATCCCACTAACTTGCAAATAATTCATAACAGCATCAGTTCCATTAAGTCTAATTAATAAAAAAATAAAAATTGATGCTAAAAACAAGCAAATAATGGCATATAAAGTTCTTTTTAATATGAATTTTTTCATACTACTCCTTAATTTCTATATCATCAAAAGGAATTTCATATTTTAAAATACTCGTTTTAACTCCTTTTAATTTAGGACTTGCAACGCATATATTTGTATGGTATACAATAGGAATATATACCGCTTCATCGTGTAAGATTGTAAGTATTTCTTTAGCTAGTTTAGATTTTTCATCTTTATTCATTGTTTTAGATAATTTTTCTATATTTTCATCAATTAGTGGTTTTTGCTTTAATCCAATTTGAGCCATATAATCAGCGTGAGCTGGTGCAACCATAGAAGCCATAAAAATTTCAGGCTCATAAGGAGCTCCCCAAGTAGCATTAAAGATTAATTCAAATTCCCCATTTCTATGTCTTTTATAAAATATAGTGCTTTCATTAGCTTGTAAGATTAGATTAATTCCTATTTCTTTTAAATTCGCTTGTAATACTTCTGATATAGCCTTTTGCTCTGCATTAATTCCTATATAAGAAATCACTATATCTAATCTTTTGCCATCTTTTTCTAAAAAGCCATTTTTAAATTCCCAACCATTATCAAGTAATAATTGCTTAGCTTTTTTAGGATTATATTCGTATGCACTTCTATCAATTTTGCCATTTGGCACATTATCATCATAGAAAAAATCAGCCTTTGGTCTTGTCCCATAAAAAACATATTTGCTAATTTCATCTTTATTAATAGCCATATTAATAGCCTTTCTTACATTAATATCATTTGTTGGATATTTTGCTGTATTTTGTGCTATTAAAATAGTGCTAAGTGGCTTTGAAATTAGCGTTTGATAATCGCTTTTTTGCAAGTTTATAAAATCTTCTAAGCTAATTTCTCCATCAGTATAAATATAATCAATTTCTTTTGTTTTTAGAGCTATTACTTTTGAGCTTGGATCAGGGATTATTTTACATACTATGCTATCAATTTTAGCTTTTTCGCCCCAATAATTTTCGTTTTTAACAAACTTATCATAAACGCCTAATTTAGTATCAACAAATTTCCATTTACCTGTGCCAATTGGTGCTTTTATACCATCTTTTGTATTATTATCAATCATAGCACTTGGAGCTATAAATCTAAAAGGACGAATAAGACTAAGTTCTCTTAAAGTAGGTTCATAAATATGTTTTAAATGAAGCTTTACTTCATAATCATTAACCACTTCAAGATAATCAAAAGCCCTTACAAGTGCAAAAGAAATATGCCTTTGTTTATTAGCAAAAATTGCATCAAAATTAAGCTTTACCGCATTTGCATTAAAGTCTTCTCCGTTAGAAAACTTAACTCCTTTTCTAAGATAAAAAGTATATACCAAACCATCTTCGCTAATCTCCCAAGAAGTAGCTAGACTAGGTATTATTTGATTATCTTGCGAGTATGAGACAAATCCTTCATAAACCATATTTTGAGCAAACATTTCATTTGGAGAATACAAATGTGGGTTTAGTTCTCCTACATTTTTAGAAGTAGCTACTTTTAGCTCACTTGAATTTAAAAAACTAATTAATAAAATAAATACAAAAAATAATTTTTTCATTTTAACTCCTTTATAGTTTCAAATGGCACCCTATAACCTATAATACTCCCATTTACATTGTCAAATTTTTTACTTACAATGCCTTTATTAGTATTAAATATAATAGGTATATAAACAGCCTCATCATGTAATATTTCCAATACTTCTTTTACCAACTTTGCCTTTTCATTTGCATTTGTAGATGCACTAATTTTGTCAATATTGCTATCTATCAATGCCTTTTCTTTAAGTCCACTTTGTGCTATAAAATCTGCATGTGCTGGAACTTTAAATGAAGCCATAAAAATCTCAGGTTCATAAGGAGCTCCCCAAGTAGAGTGAAAAATCATATCAAATTCAGCTGTTTTTTGGCGTTTATAAAACGCACTCATTTCATCAGCATGAATATTAATCTTAATACCGACCTTTTTAAGCTGAGCTTGAATAACTTCTGATATTGCTTTTTGCTCTGAGTCGTTTCCTATATAAAATAAATTTAACTCAAGAGTTTTTCCATCTTTTTCAAAAATTTTATTTTTATTCAGCTTATAACCACTATCACTCAAAAGCTTTTGAGCTTGTTTTATATCAAATTTATATGGTTTTTTATCAATTTTAGCATTTGGCACATCATCAGGATATAAAAAATCTGCTTTTGGTTGAGTTTTATAATAAACATATTCACTAATGGCATCTTTATCAATAGCCATATTTAAAGCAATTCTTACATTTTTATCCTTTGTAAAACCAGAAGTAGAATTGAGTGCTATTAAGGTAGTATTTATTGGTTTTGTTATAATTGTTTGAAAATTTTTATCTTTTCGAAAATCTAAAAACGAATCAAGGTTTATGGTTGAATTAAGATATGATGGATTTCCGTAAATATAATCAACCTCACCTGTCTTAAGAGCTATAACCCTAGTATTTGCATCTGGTAAAACCTTGCATAATATCTCATCTAAAAATGGCTTTTTACCCCAATAATTTTCATTTCTTACAAACTTATCAAATTCTCCTAATTTTGACTTTTCAATAATCCATTTACCAGTACCTATAGCACCTGTTTTATTTTGCAACGAACTTAAAGACTGAAACCTATATGGTCTTACAAGACTTAATTCTCTTAAAGTAGATTCATAAGTGTGGTTTAAAATAAGCCTTATTGTATAATCATCAACTATTTCAACTCTGCTCAATACACCCATAAAAGCCGACCAACTATGAGCATTCTTATTTTTTACAAGTGCATCAAAATTTGCTTTTACAACATTTGCATTAAAGTCTTCTCCGTTAGAAAACTTAACTCCTTTTCTAAGATAAAAAGTATATACTAAACCATCTTCGCTAATCTCCCATGAAGTTGCTAAAGAAGGGATTATTTTACTATCTTCAGAAAAATCAACTAAACCTTCAAATACCATATCTTGTGCAAACATTTCTCCACTATAACCATGTGGATTTAAATCTCCTACATTATTCGGTATTGCAAAACTAATACTATCTGAAAACAATACACTTACTAAACTAAATACAAAAAATAATTTTTTCATTTTAATCCTTTATATTGTTTCTGGCTGAATAGTAATATGATGTATATTAAACTTATTTTTAAGTAAAGCATTAAGCTTTTGTAAAACACTTTTAAACTCATTTAAATCATCTAAGATTATATGAGCTGTTAGTATATGATAATCTTGAGATATTGAATGAATGTGTATATCGTGAATATCTTTTATATTTAAATCTTGCTTTAATATAAATTCTTTTACTTCACTAATCTCAATGAATGAGCTCTCAAGTAAAATATCTAAGCTTTGTTTAAATAATGATATAGACCACTTAGCAATTACTAAAGCTATTAATAAAGCTAGTATTGAATCAATAAAATAAAAATCAGTATAATAAACAATAATCCCACCAATAATAATTGCAACAGAACTAAGTAAATCACTTAGCATATGAATTAGACTTGATTTAATATTTAAATTACTTGTATCAGCTTTCATTAATAATAAAGCACTAATTATATTTGCTACAAGTCCAAAGCAAGATACTATAAGCATAGTCTTTATATCTATTTTACTTGGGTTTAATAGTTTTTCAATAGCTTCATAGATAATAAATATAGTAAATATAGCTATCATAATAGCATTTATAAAAGCAGCTATTATTTCACTTCTATAATATCCATAAGTTTTTTTACTATCTTGTTTATTAATAAATATTAGTGCAATAAAACTTATTATCAATGCAAAAGCGTGTGTTATCATATGAAGTGCATCACTAATTAATGCTAAAGAATTAGCTAAATACCCATAAATTAATTCAGCAAACATTACTACAAAAGTTACTATAAAGCTTAATAATAATGCTTTTTTATTCTTAGTAAAATCATAAGAATGAGTATGAGAATGGTCGTGATGTTCGTGTGAATGATTATGGGAGTGGTTATGGTGTGAGTGATTACAAGAATGATTGCTTGAATGTTGTTTTATTGGTTTATGAATTAAGTCTTGATAGGTGCAAGTCATTGTTTTTCCTTTAAATTTAGTTTTAGGATAACTTTATTCCTTTTTAATTTTTATAATTATAATTCGTATTTAATTAAATGTAAATTACTTACGAATTTGTAAGTATAAAGGAGTTTTTATGCAAATAAATATGAATAATGTAACCTGTCCTTTGCAAGTAGCTGCAAATATGATAAATGGAAAATGGAAAAGCATAATCATTTTTCAATTAAGTTTAGGTAATTCTTCTTTATCAAAATTACAAAAAGATATAATTGGAATTAGTCAAAAAATGCTTCTTGAACACTTAAATCAATTAAGAGAAAATGGCTTAGTAGATAAAATAACTTATGATGGCTATCCGCTAAAAGTAGAATATTTTTTAACAAATCGTGGAAAGCAAATGTTAAAAGCTATTATTATTTTTCAAGAAATAGGCATTGAAGTTTTAAAAGAAAAGAAATTATTTAATGCTTTAAATGAAAAAAGCTTATCATACATACGAAAAAGTAAGTAATTTACAATTATTTTTAAAAAAGATAATATCTATCCTTTAATTTAATTTAAGGAGATTTTATGAATACAAAAGTTCAATTAATTAGAAGCGCTTGTGTAAAAATCACTATAAATAATGTGTGTTTTTTAATAGACCCTATGTTGGCACCAAAAGGCACTTATGAAGGTTTTGCAAATACTTATAATTCACATTTAAGAAATCCTTTAGTGGATTTGCCATTTAGTTTTGAAGAAATTATAAATGATGTAAATGCTGTAATAATTACTCATAATCATTTAGACCATATAGATGAATATACCTGTAAAAAATTAGATAAAAATATTAAAGTTTTCGTTCAAGATAATCAAGATTATAATTATTTTAAAGATTTAGGATTTAAAAATCTTGAGATTTTAAGCGATACTTTAGAATTTCAAGGAGTAAAACTAACAAAAACTAAAGCAAAACACGGAAGCGAAGAAATATATAAAAACGAAGAATTAGCAAGGCTTTTAGGTGATACTATGGGAGTTATTTTTAGTGCAAAAGATAGTAAAAGTGTTTATTTAATAGGAGATAGTGTTTTAACAAAAGATGTTGAAAATACTTTAAAACAAAATTATGATATTGTTATTGTAAATGCTGGAAATGCTATGGTTTTAGGATTTGATGATAGTATTATTATGAATGAAAACGATATTAAAAATATTGCTAAAATATCAACTAGTAAAATAATAGCCGTTCATTTAGAAGCTATTAATCATTGTATTTTAACTAGAAAAGCTTTAAAAGAATTTGTAAATAAGAATAATTTAAACGATAGAGTTTTAATCCCAGATGATGGGGAAAGCTACATTTTTTAAAGGAGATAAAATGAAAAAATATGAGATTTTTAATGTAAATTGCAATCATTGTGTAAATAAGATAAAAAATGCTTTAGAAGAAGATTTTGGAACAATTAATTTTAGTGATGATTTAAAATATATTTTTATAAATGCGAATAAAGAAGAATTTGAAGATGAGCTTTTAGAATTAGGATTTAGATTAGGTAAATTAGTATGAAAAATATAAGGCTTTTTATTAACGGAATGCATTGTGTAAATTGTGCTAATTCAATCAAACAAGAAGCCTTAAAATTAGGCGTAATAGATGCAAGGGTTGATTTTATCAATAAATTTGGAGAATTTAGTGTAAATGATGATTTTGATAGTGAAAAGCTAATTTTTGCTATCAAAAAACTAGGCTTTGAAGTAAGCTTAGAAAAAATAAATGCAAAAAATACTTATGAAGGCATTAGGCTAATTTTTTTAGCGATTTTTAGTGTTTTAACTTTTATTGATTTTAGCTTTTTATTCTCTTGTGTTTTTGCAAGTTTGGCTATTTTACTTTCGCTTGATTTTTATAAAAGAGTAATATTTCATAAAAGCTATGGAATGGATTTACTTGTAGTGCTTGGAATTAGCATTAATTATTTTTATTCATTTTTTAGTATTCATCATCATTTCTTTTTTGAAAGCACTTTTGTCTGCTTTGTGATTAGGCTTGGAAAATTTATTGAAAATAAAGCAAAAGCTAAAGCAAATTCTTTAATCACACCAAGCAAAATCCCTACAATAACCCTAGCAAACAATAAAATAATAAAAGCAAATCAAATAAGTAAAGATGATGAGCTACTTATTAAAAACGGCGAAGAAATCTTAGTAGATGGAATATGTCTAAATGAAGCCTTAATTGATGAGAGCGTTATTAGTGGAGAAAGCTTTAGTCTAAGCAAAAAAATAGGAGAATTAGTCTATGCAGGTAGCATTAATAAGGGCG is a window of Campylobacter sp. MG1 DNA encoding:
- a CDS encoding uracil-xanthine permease family protein, whose translation is MIKDAISGLQILFVAFGAMVLVPLLTGLNPAMALLGAGCGTIIFQIITKFKVPIYLGSSFAFITPIIYSMKEWGINSTMFALFCTGFVYFIFAAIIKTKGESFISKLFPAVVIGPVIIVIGLSVAVSAAGMAMGMSGSTQVIDKDIALMLSTFSFLVTIVIAIFGSKMFKLVPILIGAICGYILAFILGYVDTSAIKAASWFAIPHFETPSINFSAAIFMIPVAIAPVIEHIGAVMAIGAVTKKDYTKDPGLHRTLSGDGVGVCVAGLIGGPPVTTYSEVTGAIMITKNAQVKIMTWAAIFAILLAFVGKFNAILQSIPLPVMGGVMILLFGTIASLGIKTLVDAKIDLTNNKNLVIVSSTLIVGVGGLIADFGMISFAGVGLSALLAIILNLILPNKN
- a CDS encoding dipeptide/oligopeptide/nickel ABC transporter ATP-binding protein, translating into MLKVENISYSYKNSNLFSDKYTQVLNGVSFNLDENNSLGILGISGSGKSTLAKIIANIYKANSGNVFLNNVKIQDNKEYKKLIQIVFQDSRASFNPDFSVYEALIEPLENLTTFSKSEIKKRALECLELLELNQDLLDKKCSMLSGGQLQRLSIARAISIKPKILILDEATSSLDVLIQAKILKTLKNLQKDLSYIVITHDLRIIKLFCDEVLVLDKGKVIESKKVCKDLELFSDIGKELQNSVLSPYPKDFNFY
- a CDS encoding ABC transporter ATP-binding protein; this translates as MDKIIVKNLNIFYKDTALVNNVSMNIQSGKITALLGLSGSGKSLIATAIMGYVANNLKLSGSICLDDNSKQNIACIMQNPRTAFNPLFSIKNCFYETLKARNLKIDNEYIKEILNKVKLNESVLNLYPHECSGGMLQRIMIALALVSRAKFIIADEPTSDLDLISQAAVLDILEEISSKIGILLITHDFGVVARLADYVYVMDNARIVEEATCIDIFKNPQANITKELINSHLSLYGVSNA
- the nikC gene encoding nickel ABC transporter permease subunit NikC; the encoded protein is MSKKIYEYFVYFLCAFIILLALFGKYYAPYSANEINLANKFASNSLLHIFGTDHLGRDIFSRILEGAYISILATFSTIIIIIVLGVSVGFIAGFSNNKIDNFLMRICDIFLCFPTIVLALFFVGILGTGLLNIIIAIALTHWAWYARIIRSIVLKLKNTEYVLISKTCGASNFKIFKKHFAKPICMQLLVLSTLDLGHIMLHISGLSLLGLGVKAPQAEWGIMIAETKDYILTHYELILYPGIAMLIVIIAFNLLGDILRDKFENLIQVESHG
- a CDS encoding ABC transporter permease subunit produces the protein MKKFILKRTLYAIICLFLASIFIFLLIRLNGTDAVMNYLQVSGIAPTDEAIEHTRIMLGLNEPIITQYIVWIKNALQLDFGTSYFTNRKIAPDLFEYLGNTLKLTLFALLITFIISIPFGVFSAIYKNHFFDYFVRIFSFLGVSTPSFWLGLLFILFFSVELNLLPPFGIGGINHLIMPALAISFMSIAINARFIRINFLQACNERFIAYAKMRGVGKYKIYSKHILFNSLLPLITAFGMHIAELFGGALVIENIFAYPGVGRYAVSAIYYSDYPVIQAFSMMMCFVFILINLITDILYAIIDPRIRYE
- the nikA gene encoding nickel ABC transporter substrate-binding protein; amino-acid sequence: MKKLFFVFILLISFLNSSELKVATSKNVGELNPHLYSPNEMFAQNMVYEGFVSYSQDNQIIPSLATSWEISEDGLVYTFYLRKGVKFSNGEDFNANAVKLNFDAIFANKQRHISFALVRAFDYLEVVNDYEVKLHLKHIYEPTLRELSLIRPFRFIAPSAMIDNNTKDGIKAPIGTGKWKFVDTKLGVYDKFVKNENYWGEKAKIDSIVCKIIPDPSSKVIALKTKEIDYIYTDGEISLEDFINLQKSDYQTLISKPLSTILIAQNTAKYPTNDINVRKAINMAINKDEISKYVFYGTRPKADFFYDDNVPNGKIDRSAYEYNPKKAKQLLLDNGWEFKNGFLEKDGKRLDIVISYIGINAEQKAISEVLQANLKEIGINLILQANESTIFYKRHRNGEFELIFNATWGAPYEPEIFMASMVAPAHADYMAQIGLKQKPLIDENIEKLSKTMNKDEKSKLAKEILTILHDEAVYIPIVYHTNICVASPKLKGVKTSILKYEIPFDDIEIKE
- the nikA gene encoding nickel ABC transporter substrate-binding protein, translated to MKKLFFVFSLVSVLFSDSISFAIPNNVGDLNPHGYSGEMFAQDMVFEGLVDFSEDSKIIPSLATSWEISEDGLVYTFYLRKGVKFSNGEDFNANVVKANFDALVKNKNAHSWSAFMGVLSRVEIVDDYTIRLILNHTYESTLRELSLVRPYRFQSLSSLQNKTGAIGTGKWIIEKSKLGEFDKFVRNENYWGKKPFLDEILCKVLPDANTRVIALKTGEVDYIYGNPSYLNSTINLDSFLDFRKDKNFQTIITKPINTTLIALNSTSGFTKDKNVRIALNMAIDKDAISEYVYYKTQPKADFLYPDDVPNAKIDKKPYKFDIKQAQKLLSDSGYKLNKNKIFEKDGKTLELNLFYIGNDSEQKAISEVIQAQLKKVGIKINIHADEMSAFYKRQKTAEFDMIFHSTWGAPYEPEIFMASFKVPAHADFIAQSGLKEKALIDSNIDKISASTNANEKAKLVKEVLEILHDEAVYIPIIFNTNKGIVSKKFDNVNGSIIGYRVPFETIKELK
- a CDS encoding cation diffusion facilitator family transporter produces the protein MTCTYQDLIHKPIKQHSSNHSCNHSHHNHSHNHSHEHHDHSHTHSYDFTKNKKALLLSFIVTFVVMFAELIYGYLANSLALISDALHMITHAFALIISFIALIFINKQDSKKTYGYYRSEIIAAFINAIMIAIFTIFIIYEAIEKLLNPSKIDIKTMLIVSCFGLVANIISALLLMKADTSNLNIKSSLIHMLSDLLSSVAIIIGGIIVYYTDFYFIDSILALLIALVIAKWSISLFKQSLDILLESSFIEISEVKEFILKQDLNIKDIHDIHIHSISQDYHILTAHIILDDLNEFKSVLQKLNALLKNKFNIHHITIQPETI
- a CDS encoding winged helix-turn-helix transcriptional regulator, with amino-acid sequence MQINMNNVTCPLQVAANMINGKWKSIIIFQLSLGNSSLSKLQKDIIGISQKMLLEHLNQLRENGLVDKITYDGYPLKVEYFLTNRGKQMLKAIIIFQEIGIEVLKEKKLFNALNEKSLSYIRKSK
- a CDS encoding MBL fold metallo-hydrolase is translated as MNTKVQLIRSACVKITINNVCFLIDPMLAPKGTYEGFANTYNSHLRNPLVDLPFSFEEIINDVNAVIITHNHLDHIDEYTCKKLDKNIKVFVQDNQDYNYFKDLGFKNLEILSDTLEFQGVKLTKTKAKHGSEEIYKNEELARLLGDTMGVIFSAKDSKSVYLIGDSVLTKDVENTLKQNYDIVIVNAGNAMVLGFDDSIIMNENDIKNIAKISTSKIIAVHLEAINHCILTRKALKEFVNKNNLNDRVLIPDDGESYIF
- a CDS encoding heavy metal transport/detoxification protein, translating into MKKYEIFNVNCNHCVNKIKNALEEDFGTINFSDDLKYIFINANKEEFEDELLELGFRLGKLV